The Horticoccus luteus DNA window GTATTACGGCAGCCCGCGATATCTTTTATCGTGCGTTGCGTACGAAGTTGACGTCGCGTTCCACGTTTTACGATCTGCGGAGCGCTTGCGTCCTTGCGGCAGGCGAACTTTACGGCGCGGGCGAAATCCAGGCCCAAAAAACAGGCCAAGCGTTCGACGCGGTGGAAATCTATGACGCGGCGAGCGTCGCAGAACCTCAGGATTTAACGCCGGTCAGCGGTGCCGATGCCTACTTATTCGTCTACAAGGAGCTCGACGGAAATTCCTATTTGAAGAGGCGCGAGGCGGCGCGGGGAGATGGCTCTGCCCTCGTTCCCATTTCCGCCCAACCGGTGAGTGTATCCACACGCGTTTCTATTACTGCGGACGGATCGACGGCGGTGTTTGTGAGCGCAACACATGATCTGGTGGCGGTTGGCACCGATGGCAGCTTCGACGAACGCGCCCGAGCTCCCGGCGTGTTTAACTCCGTTTCCATTTCGGCGGATGGTAAATACTTAGCCGCGATCGCGCGTGATCCGACGACAGGGCGCGCAGCTAACAAGCTCTTTTTCGTTAACCGTGATGATGGAGTGTCCCAAGCGATTGATCTTTACGCGCCCAGCATGGACGGACCGTCAGGCCTGCAATTGATCGCGGTCGACGAAGTGGATCTATCTCCCGACGGGCAAATTGCCCTTTTTGACGGGCTGGCGAGCACAACCCTAGGAGATGGCACAATGATAAAAGGATGGTCGATTTTTGCCGTCGATCTGCAAACTCTATCGATCTATTCTCTGGCCGGACCATATGCCGGTATTGATATCGGCAATCCCAGTTTCGGACGCGTCTCATCTGGTCGTGCGCTTCTTGAGTTTAATAGTCCGACATCTTCCGGGGTAATAGCAGTCGATTTGCTACATGGTGCGGTCGCAACGGTTAGCAGTTATAGCCCTGGTTCAATCTATTACGCGTATCCGCGCTATTCCGCTGCGGACGATTTCGTTGTCTTTACGAACGATTATTTTGATTTTGGCAGCCTTTCCTATCAGCCGCGGGTCGCCCGCATTTCTCTCCAGCCGGACAAAATTACCCCGAAAGGCGTGTCATCGGTCTTGAATGCTCCGGCCTATAGCGGGCTCAGTTACAGGCGTGGAGTTTTCGCGGGTCCACCGCTGCTCACAGTTTCAGTGTTGGCCACTTCGATCGGCAAAGGCCAATCCACCGCGTTTCGGATTAGCCGGATCGGCGGCGACCAAGCGATCCGAGTGCCGGTGTTATTTAAAGCTACCGGCACCGCTCGACCCGGCATTGACTTCAATCCTGTCCCTCTGGGCGTTGATCTCCCGGCTGGCTCCTCTTTTGTCGACGTGCCGATCAGTACGGCTTCAACCGTCAGCCCCGGGACTCGAACCGTTACGATGGCACTCGATCGGACGAGTTACTACTTGATCTCCGGCGATGGTCAGGCCGTGCTCGCCATCAACGGACCGCCCGAGATCGTTGTCGCGCCCGAAAGCCAGTTTATTGTCCAGGGCGGCACTGCGGTGTTCAACGTTGGGTTCATCGGTGGAGGCGTCACCTTCCAGTGGTATCACGACGGAACAATGATTGCGGGGGCCACTTCTGCGACGTTGTCCTTGGCCAATGTGCAGAAGGGCAGTGCCGGCTCGTATTGGTGCGTGCTGACGAACACCGCGGGCTCGACAAGCACGTCGGCGGTAGCTCTTTCGGTAACGCCGGCGGCGTATTTGTCGAACTTGTCGGTGCGGGCCAGCCTGCCGGCCGGCGAGACGCTCATCACCGGGTTTGTCGTGGAAGGCGGTGCGAAGCCGGTGTTAGTCCGCGCGGCCGGGCCGGCGCTCAATCGCTACGGCATCACGGGTTGCTCCGATCCCGGCCTAAAACTCTTCAACGCGATCAATACTTTGGTCGGTGAGAACGACGATTGGGACATGTCACTGGCGTCGGTCTTCGGCGACTTAGGCGCATTTCAGTTCGATGTCGGCAGCAAGGACGCGGCGTTTATGCCATCGTTTAACGGTCCGCACACCGTCCACGTATCCGGCGCCGCAACTGGCTTAGTGCTCGTTGAAGCCTATGATGCAGGCTCAAACGACGGCCGGGCCCTCGTCAACGTTTCGGCGAGATATCACGTAGGAACGGGTAGTGAAATTCTGATAGCCGGCATAGTCGTGGCTGGCGAGGGCTCACGGCAGGTTCTTCTGCGCGCTGTGGGGCCAAAGTTGGCAACATATGGAGTCGCGGATATCTTATCCGACCCGAAGCTGGAGGTGTATCGCGACGGGACTCTGATCGGATCGAATGATAATTGGGCATCGAGTCTCGAGTCGACATTCTCAGTGGTGGGTGCTTTTCCTCTCGAAACTGGGAGCAAGGATGCTGCGATGGTCCTCGAACTTGCTGCAGGCCGGCCCTACACGATCCAAGTATCTGGCGCAAATGGCGGGTCGGGTGAAGCGTTAGTGGAAGTTTACGCGTTGCCGTAGAATTGAGAAACCCTGGTATCGCGATGATCTTCGCCTAGCATTCTTCTGAGGAGTTAATAGTGCCGGCGGATGGGAGCCGCGGCGAGTGAGGCGCGGGGTGAGGGCACCCAGCCTGCAGTTGGATTTGGTTCGGACGGGGAGCGGGCTGATTATCTTCGAGCGGAG harbors:
- a CDS encoding M4 family metallopeptidase, which gives rise to MRTALRVHNPTANHRLQSVPVRARNFPAPLEPQLSTAQRKVLQKLRWGPAKELMYRGDAADATVRTLASPALALGSPGGPEEAVSAVIRFTQTNKELFLLSNPAQELAVTTIDAIDGSGYVVRLQQRYDGIPVWPSEIIGNVSETGVLTVIAGSYIPTPSLASTQPSIEKAEAIEVALARGGFPAAAQGLTTEAKLVVFGDKGNVPELAYHVTMETPDERRSTFVSAVTGLVLLSYSEICDASATGSGVDLLGATRTLNVSTSGASYVLKDTSKAMYVPATGKGAISIYDAGEVATSSPPIGGSANLNGGYVPAAVSAAYNLSRVYDFYAGALSRISFDNLGADVIAVVRARNADGTTLSNAFWNSHFLTFGSGDRYPAALDVVAHEFTHAVTGSTAQLVYQGESGALNESFSDIMGEACEGYMTGAADWLVGTSLLRPSRSLSAPALFGQPASMSGYVRTTNDNGGVHMNSGIPNHAFYLLAEGLEGGGIGITAARDIFYRALRTKLTSRSTFYDLRSACVLAAGELYGAGEIQAQKTGQAFDAVEIYDAASVAEPQDLTPVSGADAYLFVYKELDGNSYLKRREAARGDGSALVPISAQPVSVSTRVSITADGSTAVFVSATHDLVAVGTDGSFDERARAPGVFNSVSISADGKYLAAIARDPTTGRAANKLFFVNRDDGVSQAIDLYAPSMDGPSGLQLIAVDEVDLSPDGQIALFDGLASTTLGDGTMIKGWSIFAVDLQTLSIYSLAGPYAGIDIGNPSFGRVSSGRALLEFNSPTSSGVIAVDLLHGAVATVSSYSPGSIYYAYPRYSAADDFVVFTNDYFDFGSLSYQPRVARISLQPDKITPKGVSSVLNAPAYSGLSYRRGVFAGPPLLTVSVLATSIGKGQSTAFRISRIGGDQAIRVPVLFKATGTARPGIDFNPVPLGVDLPAGSSFVDVPISTASTVSPGTRTVTMALDRTSYYLISGDGQAVLAINGPPEIVVAPESQFIVQGGTAVFNVGFIGGGVTFQWYHDGTMIAGATSATLSLANVQKGSAGSYWCVLTNTAGSTSTSAVALSVTPAAYLSNLSVRASLPAGETLITGFVVEGGAKPVLVRAAGPALNRYGITGCSDPGLKLFNAINTLVGENDDWDMSLASVFGDLGAFQFDVGSKDAAFMPSFNGPHTVHVSGAATGLVLVEAYDAGSNDGRALVNVSARYHVGTGSEILIAGIVVAGEGSRQVLLRAVGPKLATYGVADILSDPKLEVYRDGTLIGSNDNWASSLESTFSVVGAFPLETGSKDAAMVLELAAGRPYTIQVSGANGGSGEALVEVYALP